From a region of the Takifugu flavidus isolate HTHZ2018 chromosome 18, ASM371156v2, whole genome shotgun sequence genome:
- the LOC130515334 gene encoding C-Jun-amino-terminal kinase-interacting protein 4-like codes for MAADKHRREVSPRKGESGQMRKRARGNECRSTLGFWFLVGRLEEREVELKKEYNSLHQRHTEMIHNYMEHVERIKLQQFNETSETSTVSRVRRERPLSLGIFPSSGGGSLLTPDPQARSETLNAENWRFADPSQPRSNTNLKLDFADPPKEREGKSARDSTWGNSLADNCKDELLDFTGSKSATPMSTTASDMEREDGNSKSTEVQAAPGTRSISVGLPENEDNTDVQDIIESTPELDMDLIGYQPCSTPTKGIENMAFDRNTDSLFEELSSAGTGLIGDVDEGADLLDLSLIGMGREVENLIQENSQLLETKNALNVVNKDLILKVDELTCEKEMFEGELEAVLQAKTKLEDKNRELEEELKKVRLEVEDMKNKNKDEEDSDVPTAQRKRFTRVEMARVLMERNQYKERLMELQEAVRWTEMIRASRENPALAEKKKSSIWQFFSRLFSSSSSVPAMKKAESNVKYNAPGSLVKRSSTFSQFPTEKSKTFDFLNEDKDPCSSPSRKEQKRAQYRQVKAHMQKEDGRVTVHGWSLPNKYKVANGGQVETKINLPVPVYLRPLEQNDASMKLWCAAGVNLSGGRAAHASELIKQAGGSQSSLDQLEQENKERGDQDKELVLQDEMSSRVWVCISSNSSTKVMVLDATQPADLLDSFYACNTHVGCIASVPGVLETDFPAGEEVPQDTEASQGDGASPAATMGCAGSDGAMTAEGITAIPQTARSGLSEQAAEHVGVSASVDLSRETSPPEDGVPPAEEATEATEANAGVGDEGEDQGADPSQPGIYTEHVFTDPLGVEPNDSSQIDTKQDVVTSLPEDSKEPPEGEIQKMSSALPTMWLGAQNGCLYVHSAVARWRKCLHAIKLKDSILSIVHVKGRVLVALADGTIAIFHRGVDGQWDLTNYHLLDLGRPHHSIRCMVVVHEKVWCGYRNKIYVIQPKAMRIEKSFDAHPRKESQIRQLAWVGDGIWVSIRLDSTLRLFHAHTYQHLQDVDIEPYVSKMLGTGKLGFSFVRITALVVSCSRLWVGTGNGVIISIPLSEANKTPGGAPNRPGTAVRVYGDDSSECGVTASAVPYCSMAHAQLCFHGHRNAVKFFVTVPGRALPPPGTTDSGSDDPPSESSDTATNTADPKTCLVMSGGEGYIDFRLGDEGGELDGLSEPTAGQQPAPATDERSHLIVWQVATSHD; via the exons ATGGCAGCAGACAAGCACAGGAGGGAGGTGAGCCCGAGGAAGGGGGAGAGCGGCCAGATGAGGAAGAGAGCGAGAG GAAATGAATGTAGGAGCACtttgggtttttggtttttagtcGGCAGGTTAGAAGAGCGAGAGgtggagctgaagaaggagtaCAACTCCCTCCATCAGCGACACACTGAG ATGATCCATAATTACATGGAGCACGTCGAGAGGATCAAATTACAGCAGTTCAACGAGACCTCGGAGACGAGCACCGTTAGCCGCGTCAG GAGGGAGAGGCCTCTATCGCTGGGCATCTTCCCTTCATCTGGAGGGGGGTCTTTGCTCACCCCAGACCCCCAGGCCAggtcagagacactgaacgctGAGAACTGGAGGTTCGCCGATCCCTCACAACCTCGGTCCAACACCAACCTCAAG TTGGACTTTGCGGATCCCccaaaagagagggagggtaaGAGTGCGCGGGACTCAACTTGGGGGAATTCGCTGGCAGACAACTGCAAG GATGAGTTGTTAGACTTCACCGGCTCAAAGTCAGCCACGCCCATGTCCACCACCGCTTCAGACATGGAGAGGGAGGACGGGAACAGTAAGAGCACAGAGGTGCAGGCTGCCCCGGGGACCAGATCTATATCAGTGG GTTTGCCTGAAAATGAGGATAACACAGATGTGCAAGACATCATTGAGTCCACCCCTGAGCTGGATATGGACCTCATTGGATACCAACCCTGCAG CACTCCTACTAAGGGCATTGAGAACATGGCATTTGACCGCAACACGGACTCCCTGTTTGAAGAGCTGTCGTCTGCGGGGACTGGGCTCATAGGGGATGTTGATGAGGGCGCCGATCTGCTGG ACCTTAGTTTGATTG GAATGGGCCGGGAGGTTGAAAATCTCATTCAGGAGAATTCACAACTGCTTGAGACAAA GAACGCCCTGAACGTAGTGAACAAAGATTTGATCTTGAAGGTGGACGAACTGACCTGCGAGAAGGAGATGTTtgagggggagctggaggcAGTCCTGCAGGCCAAGACCAAGCTGGAGGACAAgaacagagagctggaggaggaactgaaAAA AGTGCGGCTTGAAGTGGAggacatgaaaaacaaaaataaagatgaagaggat AGCGACGTGCCGACGGCCCAGAGGAAGCGCTTCACCCGGGTGGAAATGGCTCGAGTGCTGATGGAACGCAATCAATACAAAGAGAggctgatggagctgcaggaggctgtgAGGTGGACAGAGATGATCAG GGCATCCAGAGAAAACCCAGCACTTGCGGAAAAAAAGAAGTCCAGCATCTGGCAGTT cttcagcagactctttagctcctcctccagcgtgCCGGCGATGAAGAAGGCGGAGTCTAATGTCAAGTACAACGCCCCAGGTAGCTTGGTGAAGAGGAGTAGCACCTTTTCCCAGTTCCCAACTGAGAAGTCCAAGACTTTTGACTTCCTCAATGAAGA CAAGGACCCGTGCAGTTCTCCGTCACGTAAAGAGCAGAAGAGAGCCCAGTACAGACAGGTCAAGGCCCACATGCAGAAGGAGGACGGGCGAGTCACTGTGCACGGCTGGAGTTTACCCAATAAATACAAG GTGGCAAATGGTGGACAGGTGGAGACCAAAATAAACTTACCTGTGCCAGTGTACTTGAGGCCTCTGGAGCAGAACGATGCTTCTATGAAG CTGTGGTGTGCTGCAGGAGTTAACCTCTCTGGGGGGAGGGCAGCACATGCCTCCGAACTCATCAAACAGGCCGGGGGTTCCCAGAGTAGCCTGGACCAGTTAGAACAGGAGAATAAG GAGAGAGGGGACCAGGACAaggagctggtgctgcaggacgAGATGTCCAGTAGGGTGTGGGTGTGCATCAGCTCTAACTCCTCCACCAAGGTTATGGTGCTGGACGCCACGCAGCCCGCTGACCTGCTCGACAGCTTCTACGCTTGCAACACCCACGTGGGCTGTATCGCTAGTGTACCAG gcgTGTTGGAGACTGATTTTCCAGCAGGCGAAGAGGTTCCCCAAGACACGGAGGCTAGCCAAGGAGATGGGGCTTCGCCAGCCGCCACCATGGGCTGTGCCGGCAGCGATGGTGCCATGACAGCGGAGGGAATTACCGCCATACCGCAAACAGCCCGTTCAGGGTTGAGCGAACAGGCGGCGGAACATGTCGGCGTCTCTGCCTCAG TTGATCTGTCCAGAGAGACCAGTCCACCGGAAGACGGAGTTCCTCCAGCAGAAGAGGCGACAGAAGCGACAGAGGCTAACGCAGGCGTGGGCGACGAAGGAGAGGACCAGGGAGCCGATCCGAGCCAGCCGGGAATCTACACTGAGCACGTCTTCACTGATCCGCTGGGGGTGGAACCTAATGATTCCTCTCAAATTGATACAAa GCAGGATGTGGTTACCTCACTGCCAGAGGACTCAAAAGAGCCACCCGAGGGGGAGATCCAGAAGATGAGCAGCGCCCTCCCAACCATGTGGCTCGGAGCCCAGAACGGATG TCTGTATGTCCATTCAGCTGTGGCACGATGGAGGAAGTGTCTCCACGCCATCAAACTGAAGGACTCCATCCTCAGCATAGT ACACGTGAAAGGAAGAGTCCTCGTGGCGTTGGCTGATGGGACAATAGCAATCTTCCACAGAGGCGTTG ATGGTCAGTGGGATCTAACCAACTACCACCTGTTGGATCTGGGCCGGCCCCACCACTCGATTCGCTGCATGGTGGTGGTCCATGAAAAGGTGTGGTGCGGATACAGGAACAAGATTTACGTCATCCAGCCCAAGGCCATGAGAATAGAG AAGTCCTTCGACGCTCACCCGCGCAAGGAGAGCCAAATACGGCAGCTGGCCTGGGTGGGAGACGGCATCTGGGTGTCCATCCGCCTGGATTCCACTCTGCGCCTGTTCCACGCTCACACCTACCAGCACCTTCAGGACGTGGACATCGAACCCTACGTCAGCAAGATGCTGG GAACGGGCAAACTGGGCTTCTCTTTTGTGAGAATCACAGCTTTGGTGGTGTCCTGCAGCCGCCTGTGGGTCGGGACCGGAAATGGCGTCATCATCTCCATCCCCTTATCTGAAG CCAACAAGACACCAGGAGGGGCACCGAATCGTCCTGGCACTGCTGTCCGCGTTTATGGCGACGACAGTTCGGAGTGCGGCGTGACAGCCAGCGCGGTGCCGTACTGCTCCATGGCCCACGCCCAGCTCTGTTTCCATGGACACCGGAACGCTGTCAAGTTTTTTGTGACCGTGCCGG GTCGCGCTCTCCCCCCTCCAGGCACCACAGACTCAGGCTCCGACGACCCTCCCTCTGAATCCTCCGACACGGCGACTAACACGGCAGACCCCAAAACATGTCTGGTAATGAGCGGAGGCGAAGGCTACATCGACTTCAGGTTGG gcgACGAAGGCGGCGAGCTGGACGGTTTATCCGAGCCAACGGCGGGCCAACAGCCAGCGCCAGCCACGGACGAGCGGAGCCACCTCATCGTCTGGCAGGTCGCAACGTCCCATGACTGA